Below is a window of Mycolicibacterium rhodesiae NBB3 DNA.
GGGAGCCCGCGACTGGGTCTGATCGGCTATATGTTTGCGCTAGTGGTTGCGGTCCTTAGTCCGGCGGTATGGGCTGCCAGGGGGACGCATGGCGTGGAGCGAGTGGTGGTCTTTGTGGCGTTGGGCGCCGCGGCTATCCCCGCGTGGGCTGTAATCGATCGAGGCAACTCGGCGGGCTTCCTGGTACCGATCGCCCTTCTTTTTTTAGTGGCCTTGAGCCGTCGGCAGTGGCGTCTCGCCGCCATCATGGTGGTGCTCGCGGCCCTGGTGAAACCATGGTTCGTTGTCCTTGTTGTCGCTCTTTTCGTGGCCCGGCAGTGGAGGTGGGGTGGCCTGGCTCTCGCCGGCGTTCTGGTCTCGAACGTCGCCGCATATCTCTTATGGCCGCAGGACTTTCCTAAGACCATCATGCAGTCGATCAACAACGTTTCTGCCGTGGCTTCATCCCCCGGAGCACTAATCGACTTGCGCAACGTGTCTTTCGGCCGAGCGCTCTTACTGCTCCCAGACACGCTTGCGTCTCTTCAGGGGGGGAAGGTTCCGGACGGCTTCCTGGCCGGCCCTCGATCGATTATCGGATACGCCATATTGGCGCTAGTCGTTGTCGCCTTGCTGATACTCGGTCGGCGAATTCCGCCCCTCATGGCGGGGATCGTGCTACTTGCCACGGCTGCACTTTCTCCGCCAATCGCCTACTACTACTACCTAATATTCGTCTTGCCAATAGCTGCGATAGTCGTCCGCAGTCCCGATGGATCGCTTGGTACGGGTATATTCGAGCACTTTGCAGCAAACCGCGAGCGCCGACGCTTAGTAGCCGTCTCTGTGAGCTTGGCCACTGCATTTACGATCGTCCAGATTGCGTTGCCTACCCCACCGATCCCCGCTCCGATCTTCGGCCAGTTTGGAGCCCGAGGAATCATCGGAACCACGCCGATAGTCCTCACCACGTCGATTCTGGCCCCGCTCCTGTGGCTGATCGCGTGTGTTGTAGTCATCATCTCGTACGCGCGTAGACCAGTTCACGTGCGGGGACTCGGCGACGATGACGACCCAGTGGCTCTCGAGGACGGCTCTCCAAGCACTTCGGCAGATAGATCCGAGGCGATTAGTAGTCACCCACCAGCGGAGGACTAGTTGAACCTAGAGCACCGCTGTCACGCTGTCACGCTGTCGACGTTAATTGCCCATTTTTGGTCGGTGGCACATGTTGCGGAGTCAACCCCGAGTCGCACCCCAGGTAACGCGAAACTGCTAAAAAGTTCTCTGACCCACGAAGGAATATGGGAGGCACGTTTTCGTGATATTTGCCTTGGCTAGCTACGGAACTCGCGGCGATATAGAGCCGACCATCGCTGCCGGCCGTGAACTGCTACGCAGAGGGCACATTGTTCGCGTAGCTGTCCCACCCAACTTGGTCGGCTTCGTTGAGTCGGCCGGACTAAAGGCTGTCGCCTATGGGCCAGATCAGCAGGAGGGCTTCTGGGACGTGGACTTTCTCAGCAAGTTCTGGAAGGTCCGAAAGACGATCGACTCTTGGCGCGAAGCCCAGAGGCTTCTCATTGAGGCTTGGGCGAAAATGAGCCACACGTTGTTGACGATTGCCGACGGAGCCGACTTGCTGTTCACTGGCCCGGGGTTCCCGGGGGTACCCGCGAATGTCGCGGAGTACTACAACGTGCCGTTGGCCGTGATGCACTACTTCCCAATGCTGCCTAACAGTCAGCTCGCCCCGAAAATGCCGGCTCCGGCAGTGCGCAGCGCAATGAGGATGCTGGACTGGCCCCAGCATTTCGTGACCAAGAAAGCCGAGGAGGTACAGCGCCATGAATTGGGGCTGCCCACGGCAACTCGTCCTGCACCGCGACGTATTACCGCGCGCGGATCGCTTGAAATCCAGGCCTATGACAAGGCGTGCTTCCCTGAGCTGGCAATCGAGTGGTCCGAATGGGGCGACCAAAGGCCGTTCGTTGGTACGCTGACCATCGAGACGGCGACGGACACCGATGAGGAAGTCGCCTCGTGGATCGCTGACGGGACTCCACCGATTTTCTTCGGCTTCGGAAGTACCACGGTGAAGTCTCCTATCGAGACGGTCGAGATGATCGCCGCTGCGTGTACAGCGCTCGGTGAGCGCGCGCTGGTGGGCTCTGGGCGAAGCGACTTCAGCGATGCGCCGCATTTCGACCACGTCAAGGTGGTGGGCTTGGCGAACTACGCGTCAGTCTTCCCCGCATGTCGAGCGGTCGTGCACCACAGCGGTGCCGGGACCACGGCTGCGGGGCTACGCGCGGGGGTCCCCACGCTTAGCCTTTGGAGCCTGGGCGATCAGAGAATTTGGGCAAACCAGATCGCACGTCTGAAGGTAGGTACCGCCCGGCCTTTCTCTACTACCACGCGCGAGACGCTTGCAAGCGACCTGCGCAAGATCCTCACCCCGGACTACGTGGCCCGAGCGCGCGAAATCGCCACACAGATGACTGCACCCGCCAAAAGCATCACCCGCACTGCCGATCTCTTGGAGAACTTTGCTCGCTCGCGGTAAGTCGCTGATCTCGCCTCAAACGGCCGGTTTCATCAACAGACCCTGTCCGGTGGGCAACGTGCAGATCGGGACACCCAACTCACGGGCCACGGCATCCATACCCAGCCTCTGCTGGTCGCGGCCCCGCTGCCCGTAATCGTCTAGGAGAACGAAGGCTCCCGGAGTGAGGCGCGGCCAAAAGAAGCGCAGCGCAGCGACCTCCGGCGGCGAGCAATTCATGTCGATATGAAGATAGGCCACAGATTTGGACTCGACCTGATCCAGCGTCTCGGGAACCGTACCGGCGACGATGCGGACGTTCTTCCACTCCGCAAAGTTCTTGCGCACACTCTCGACCGAGTTGGCGTAGATGCCGAAGTCGAGGGCGGCTTGGCTTTTGGCCAGAGCCCCTTCATCCTCTTCGGCATCCGTGACAAAGCGTGGATCCATCCCGCCGAAGGTGTCCAACAGATAGAAACACTTGCCCAGCCGATCCCAGTCCAGATGCTGCATGATCGCACTGCTCAGAAACCCATGGCTGACTCCACACTCGACGAAATCGCCGTCGAGCTTGCTCGCGCTGATCGCCGCCCATAAGCCGATGTGGAATCGCCACTCCCAATGGTAGAAATCCTCACCGCCAATCGACTGCACACCGCGCGCATACGCACGACGAAACGCCGGGTCGTCCCTGAACGCATCGTTGTTGAAACAAATCAGCGCGTCGTCGGAATACACGTCGGGAAGGAAAGTCCGAGGAATGGCATACCCGGTACGCAGCGCCGCCCACATCAGTCGAAACTTCACTGGCCACTGCTTGGAAATCCCCACGGCGGTCACCATACAACTGCACGTAACACTTCTGTGGTAAACGGGACCGTTTCGCAGCAAACTCATTAGAGGAGCACAGAGTCAGCGCCTGTTGGAGTCGCTGACCGGATGCTGGCCCTTGTGAGCCGGCCCGGGCGTCAACCTGCGGGTTTGATGATCAAGCCTTGGCCGGTGGGCAACATGCACACGGAGACACCCAATTCACTTGCCACAGTATCGATGGCCAGTCGCTGTTCGTCACGGCCGCGATTTGCGTAGTCGTCGAGCAGCACAAAGGCACCCGGCGTCAGCTTCGGCCAGAAATAGTGGAGTGCGGCGACTTCTGGTGGAGCGCAGTTCATGTCGATATGGAGGTACGCAACCGCGTCTGAATCCACCTCGTCCAATGTCTCGGGCACTGCACCTACGATGATCCGCTGGTTCTTCCATTGCGCGAAGTTGGCCCGGACACTATCGACGGAACTCACGTACATACCGGTGTCGACGTGGTGCTTGCTGACCTCGAGTGCTCCCGCCTCGCGTTCGGCCGCGGTGACAAAGCGGGGATCGAGCCCCGAGAATGTATCGAGCAAATAGAACGTCTTGCCCAGCCGATCCCAATCCAGGTACTCCATGATGGCACTGCTGAGAAACCCGTAGCTCACGCCGCACTCGACAAAATCACCCTCGAGCTTGCTCGCGCTGGACGCCGCCCATAGACCCACATGCACCCGCCACTCCCACTGATACCAATCCTCGTTACCGAGGGAGCGAGCGCCACGCTTGTAGGCGCGCTTGAACGCCGGGTCGTCGACAAACGCATAGCTGTTGAAGCAAATCAATGCGTCGTTTGCATACACCCGGGGTAGCAGAGTGCGCGCAAGCCAGTATTCGAAACGCACAAACTGAAGCCAGATGCGCGTCTTGGTTGACAGTCCAGGTGCCACGCCAGCAACCCTAACATCGGCCGACTTCGGGGACCGGCTTGCCAGTGGAGCGCTTAGACGCAGACTCTCGTGCGAGCATATTTCTCCAGCAGATCCGCTGTGCGGCCTACGCTTTCACTAGGCTTAGTCATCCGAGCGGCGAGGTCGCGGGCATTCGCTACGTATTCTGGGGCGAGAATTCGACGAAGATCAGCGACCAATGTGTTCGCCGTTGTGCTCGCGAAGCGCCGACCGCCGCCCACTTTCAATCGCTTCAACTGATTGGCGAAGAACGGTTGATCACCTGCTGTCCACAGGATCAGTGTGGGTACCCCGGCGCGCAGACTGGCGGCTGTGGTGCCGGAACCGCCGTGGTGGACGATCGCGCGGCAGGCCGGAAAAACTCTCTCATAGTTTGCAGCGCCGACGACCATCACGTGGTCGTAGTCAGGTACGCCGGTAAAGTCAGTCCACCCAGAGCAGATCAGCGCCCGCTCGCCCAGTTGTGTACATACGTTGCTGATCATCCTGACTGTGTCGGCAGGAGATTCCACCGGCATACTGCCGAAGCCGAAGCAAATCGGCGGCGAGCCGGACGCGACCCATGACGAGATTTCATCATCCCGATCCGTGGTCAGCCCCATCGTCAGAGCACCCACAAATGGCCGGCGGCCATTCCACTTCCGCCACTCTTTCGCCAATCCCGGAAAGACCACCTCGTCGTAGGCCTGAATCTCAAGAGACCCGCGCTCGGCGATCCGCCCCGGAGAGGCCTCTGTCGCGACCGGCAATCCGAGTTCACGGCGCTGCGCGTCCTCGGCCTTTTTGTTCATACGCCAACACATCCAGTCGTACGCCTTAAACCCTGTGCGGGCCAGGGGCGCCGGAACATACGGTATGAGGTGGCCGTTTGGTCGCATGGGAAAGTAGTGCAGTACGGCCAGAGGGATGTCGTAGTACTCACCGACGTTGACGGCAAGGTCTTGATAGAGCTGCCCGGTGAACAACAGATCGGCGCCGGCAGCAAGTGCTGTCAAGGTCCTACTCATATCCGCCCAGTGCCTCAGCACTGGTTCCCAAGCTTCGCGCATCAGCTTGATGGGCTCGCGGACTGTCCAGAAATTGCGGTACAACTTCGAGAACTTGAGGAGAATCTCGTCATCCCAAAAATCGTGTGGCGGCGGTCCGTAGGGAACCGCGGTCAGCCCGATCTTGCCGGCGAGATCCATCAAGTTCGGCGGAACCGCCATCCGCACTTCGTGCCCACGGCCTTGCAGCTCTCGGCCAGTGGCAAGCAACGATTCGATATCACCCCGCGTCCCGTACGCTGCCAGCACAAACTTCATCGATGACCCCCATGCGCACGCCGTGCACGTTGCGCTGCACTTCACGACCGGCAGCCGCATACGCGCGCCTTGACGGGCGAACCAACAGCCGACGGACTACTCCCATCGCGAACGTATCAGAATCGCACTCAACTAGCCCAGGCAACCCTCAGATTTTTGTGTCAGACACCACAGCAAGCACCGAGGACACCACCGACCAGCGAGTTGGCGATACTGCCGCACGCTACGAAAGGGGGCCCTATCTGATCAGCAAAACTTGGCGCCGACAGGCAACCGATAAAGGTTGTCGATCAGCCGGAGGCCGAACCGGCGAACTTCTCAACACGATCAGCCGCGACGGCAACGTTGTCGGAGGGCTTGGTCATCTGAGCACCGAGCTCGCGGGCTCGGATGAGGTATTCCGGCGCGAGGATACGGCGTAGATCGGCAATCAACGTATCCCGGGTGGTTCTTGAAAATCGCCGGGTGGCGCCAACTTTCATCCGGCCCACCTGAGTTCCCCAGAGGGCCTGATTGGCGTCCATCGAGAGGATCAAGGTGGGCACGCCCGCGCGCAGGCTTGCGGCTGTGGTGCCGGAGCCGCCGTGATGGACGACCGCACGGCACATTGGAAAGACGGTTGCGTAGTTCACGCCACCGACAACCTTGACGCGGTCGGAGTTTGGCACACCGCTGAAGTCGCTCCAGCCGGCGCACACCAGTGCGCGCTCGCCCAACTCCCCGCACGCGGAACTGATCATCTCGACAGTCTCAGCCGGAGATTCCACCGGCATGCTGCCGAAGCCGAAGCAGATCGGTGGTGATCCCGACGCAATCCATGACGTGATGTCGTCATCGACTTCGGTGCCGAGCTCCAGCGTCAGAGCGCCGACGAACGGCCGAAGACCATCCCACTTCACCCATTCCTCGGCCAACCCTGGGAAACACGCCTCATCGTAGGCCTGGATCTCCAGAGATCCGCGTTCAGCAATCCGCCGGGGCGAGGGAGTCGTCGCTTTCGGCAATCCGAGTTCACGGCGCTGCGCGTTCTCTACTTTCTTGTTCAAACGCCAGGTGAACCAGTCGAACAGCGTCATCGCGGGTCGGCGAAACGGCATTGGAAGGAACGTGACGAGTTGGCTGTTGGGCCGCATCGGAATGTGGTGCAGCGTCACCAGCGGGAGGTCAAAGAACTCGGCCACACTCACCGCGGTTTCTTGGTAAGCCTGACCAGCCAACACCACATCAGCATCGCGGGCCAGCGACGTCAGGGTAGTATTCATCTGCGCCCAGGACTCGTCGCTGAGATCCCACATCTGCCGCCACAACGCCCTGAGTTCGCGAACTCTCCAGAAGTTGTGGAAGGCGGACGTCCAAAACTTGCGGTAGATCTCGAGCCATGTCCGGGTGTCGAGCCCATAAGCGACTGTCTGGAGCCCGGCGGACTCGGTGAAGTCCATCAAGTCTGGTGCGACGGCCATAGTCACGTCGTGACCCCTGCGTTGCAACTCGCGAGCAATGACCAGCGAGGGTTCGACGTCGCCACGGGTTCCATAGCAAGCCAGCACAATCTTCATCGCGCAGCCAACATATCGGTCAGGCCGCAGGAGCGACCGTCAAGAGTGGACGAATTCTGGTCACGCTTTGCGCCAGAAGACGCCAGTCCCGTCCACTTCGTGGATCTCTTCGGTGATTCCGTAGGTTGTCCGGAAATCGGTTACGGCTTTTTTGCACGCCGCGATGGCATGGTAATCGTCGATGATGCAGAAGCCCCCCGACGAGAGTTTCGAATACAGCCCGTCCAGCGCTTGGATCGTGGATTCGTAGAGATCGCCGTCGAGTCGCAGGACTGATATTTGATCGATGGGTGCGTCGTGGAGCGTGTCTTTGAACCACCCCTTCACGAAACGGACCTGATCGTCCAGCAGGTCGTAACGCTTGAAATTGGCCCGCACTTCTTCTTCGGACACGGCCAACGCGGCATAACGATACAACTTGTCGCCCTTGTCGTGCTTGTACTTTGCGGCATCGGGGCGCGGCAGGCCCTCAAACGAATCGGCGAGCCAGACGGTTCGCTTCTCGTCTCCGTACGCCGCCAGGATCGCGCGCATGAGAATGGACGCGCCGCCACGCCACACGCCACACTCGACCAGATCGCCGGGAACGTTGTCTTCAAGAACTGTCTCGACGCAGTGCTGCAGGCTGGTGAGCCTTTGCATTCCGATCATCGTCAGTGCGTCCGCCGGCCAGTCAAGTCCCAGATCGCGGGCATGCGCGTTGAACGGGACCCTGCGGACGAGCATGAGGTTGCGCGTTCTGAGGAGAGCCCGTCCGGCGGTATACCAGCCAACCGGCACCAGCTCGTCAGCTCCGTACCGGGTGAGGTCCCGGCGAAGCAGATCCAGGTACGCAGCTCTCGTATCGCGCTCTGTCACAGTCAACAAACGCCCCTTGTCTGGGATGCGGCCTGCCCGCCAATGCGGCGAGCATTGATGAACTCGGAGTGTACCCCGTCACGGTGTAAGCGCTGTTGCTGGTATTTGGCCTCGGTCGGACCAGATGAAGCAATATCGTGCCCGCGATGAGGTTGCGTAGGAGTCACTTACTGGCCTTCTGCATGTCTGACAGGTAGTCCATTCGTGGCCGAGATCACGATTTCGGCCTTTGCCCTCGTTTGCCGGTCCTGCCAGCTGTTGCTGGTAGCAGCCGCCGACCGCATCGGTGCTGCGTCGCTTTTGAACGCACAACGAGGCCGGAGCGACGGACGGTGTCGCCGGACCGTGAGGACACTGGCGTCTTCTTACGGCTGGTCGCCTCTGATCCTTACACTAGGAGCTCTCGGCGGACCTGACACTCTCTACAGGGATGCTCGTCTCGCGCCGGAGACGAGATTTCAACTGCATCGCGCGCTTCTCCACCAGAAACCAACTCAACGCAGCAACTGGCAAGGTGGCCAGAGCCGAGACAACGAAAAAAGCAACCGGGTTCAAGAATGTGAGGCCAACGATAGCTAGTAGCTGCTGTATCGGGAATGCGTATATATAAAGGCCGTAAGACAGATCTGTGCGCAGCCTCAGCCGCTTGTCGCGGATCAGCGCGCCGGTGACGATGACGGCGTACGCAAGCGGAAGCGCTGCAACGAGCCGGTAGTCAGGCAGCAGGATCGAGGCCGCGACGACGGTCACCACACTCGCCGCGACAAGTGACCATTTCGCCGGGATAACGTCGCGCCAGTGATACATCACCGCGCCGGCCAAGAACATCAAGGCACATCGTGCCAGCAGCTGAGGGGCCGTCCATACACCCGGAAATGTAAGTGGCGGCAGCAACAATGCCCCAACCAATGCCACCGCGAAGAGGACGGGTGAAACCCAGCGGCGCGATGCTAGGCCGACCACGCCCAAAACTGCAACGGCCAGATAGCACAACACCTCCCAAAAGAGAGACCAGAGCGATGCATTCCAATCGCCGCTGAACGGAACCTCGAGCGGCGTGCCGCCGACATCGTGCTGAAGATTGAGTACTCCGAGATTCTTGAGGACGTACTCGAAGGGCGCTGTGGACATCAACAGCTTCGTAACCGACCCGCCCTGGATCGCTACACTGATCGGGGCGATCACGAACGCCGTCACGATCAAGCACACATAAAACCCCGGAAGAATGCGGAGCGCTCGCGCCGCAAGATACTCACGCAAGCGCGGGTTGGTAAGCCAACTCCTGGCAATGAGAAATCCTGAGACCGCGAAGAACCCGTCGACGCCCACCGCGAAAAGAAACTGAACGAGTGCCGCAGGCGGCATGCGGCCAGTGACCGGGAACGAGTGGAAGAGCATCACCTCGGCGGCCAGTGCAAGCCTCAAGGCGTTCAGGGCATTGTTTCGCGGATCGAAGACCTGCTCGAGTTTCATCTAACCTCCACCGACTGTGTTCCGATCCATTCCAGAAGGGCTTTGACGCCGTCGTCGAGCGTCCAATTCGGACGCCAGAGCAGGTCGTCCTGCGCCGCGTCGATGGAGCAGCTTGCGGCGCGTACATCACCGTCACGGAATTTGGAAACGACTTTCGGCTCGGGCGCACCGCAGTTCGCGGCGATCATTCGAGCAAGCTCGTGGATTGTTGTGCCGGTTCCCGAACCGATGTCGACGCAACGCGATTCGGTCGCAGGCTTTTTCACCGCCGCTAGCAGCGCGTCGGCGACATCGTCGATGAAGACGAAATCCCTGATGATCCTGCCGTCTTCGTAGACCTCCAACGTTTGGTGGTCGCGCGCCAACCGCGCGAAGAGCGCGACGATTCCGGTGTACGAGTTCGTCAGCGACTGACCGGGGCCGAACACGTTCTGCAGACGTAACACGCTGAGGTTGGTGTCGTGCGCCGCCGTCCACGCGGCCAGCATGTGCTCCTGAGCGAGTTTGGTCGCTGCGTAGATGTTGGTCGGCCGGGGCTCGGTCCGGTCCGCGGAGCTGGGTAGCGGTGCCGCGGATTCGCCCGATGGTCCTTGGGGGTCCCAGATACCGGCTGACAATTGAGCATGGCTGCGAGGCCGCGGATAGAAGGCCTGTGTCGCGCATTGCCACGCGCCCTCGCCATAGACAGCCCTCGACGACGCAACGACGAGCTGTTCGGGTACCAGCCCCGAACGCGTCAGAGCATCGAGGAGCTGCGTAGTTCCCACCACGTTGACCGACCCGTGGCGGGTCGCCTCCGCCAGCGACTGTCCTGTTCCAGTCTCGGCCGCCAAGTGGACGATCTGGGTGGGTCGGAACAGCCGGAGCACAGCATCTATGTCAGGCGCATGAGTGACATCACCGGTGAACAGCCGTACCGAGGGTGGAAGATCGATAGGCTGGCTACCGGAATGAACTTGTGGATGCAAGACGTCCATGACTGCGACGTCATAGCCGTCCTTGACGAGGCGCCGCGAGAGCGCGGATCCGACGAATCCCGCCCCGCCAGTAATGAGCACGGATGCTGACAACGAACCGAACCCTCTCACTATGTGCCAGGGAGGCGAAAGCCTCCGACCGCGTCGTCTCTTAGAGGCCGCGGCGGCTTACCATCACGCCTCCAGTGAACCTATGCGGATGGCCTCGGAAACTCCGTGGTAGGCGTGTCATCGTCATGATCGTCGTTTTTCCGACGGTCGTCCCCCAGCAGCAAAGTCCGCACCATCGGCCGGGTTCCCAGGGGCTCGAGGAGGGCACTGGCTGGGCGCTGCCTTATACGAAGAGGCCACCAGAACCAGCGTCCGAGCATCGCCGCGATCGCCGGCGTCATGAACGATCGCACAATCAACGTGTCGAACATGAGCCCCAGTGCGATGGTGGTACCGATCTGACCGATGATGCGCAGGTCGCTGACCACCATCGACGCCATCGTAAAAGCGAATACCAGCCCCGCTGTCGTGACAACCTTGCCGGTGCCCCCCATCGCACGGATGATGCCCGTGTTGATACCGGCGGCTACTTCTTCCTTCATTCGTGACACCAGCAGCAGGTTGTAGTCTGACCCCACCGCCAACAGAATGATCACCGACATCGCGAGCACCATCCAGTGCAGGTGGATGCCGAGAATGTACTGCCAGACCAGCACGGAGACGCCGAACGAGGCGCCAAGGGAAAGCACCACTGTCCCGACGATCACGAGAGCAGCAATGAAGCTGCGCGTGATGAGCAGCATGATGATGAAAACCAGACAAATCGCGGCGACACCTGCGAGCCAAAGATCGCCCATGGATCCGTCGTGCCAATCCTTCGCGGTCGACGCGGCACCGGCCAAGAAGACTTGCGCGCCTTGGAGAGGCGTCCCCTTCAGCGCTTCCTCGGCCGCTGTCTTTACCTGATCTACACGTGCGATGCCTTCCGGGGTTGCGGGGGCACCGCGATGCGAGATGATGAATCGCGCCGCTCTCCCGTCCGGGGAGAGGAAGGACCCCATCGCCTTCTTGAAGTCTTCATTTTCGAAGACTTCCGGGGGCATGAAGAAGGATTCGTCGTTATTGCTTTCGTCGTACGCCATGCCCATGGTGGAGAGGTATTTATTCGAGAAGTCCATTTGGTCATAAAAGCCGGTCATGGTGCTGTGCATGGTGAGGATCATGGTCCGCATGAACTTCAAGATCTCGATGTTCTCGGGCAACAGGGCGGCGATTTGTGGGAGTAGCACGTCCAGTTTATCGAGATTGACCAGAAGTTCCTCAAATTTGACGTTCACCCGGTCGATACCATCGAAGCTGTCGAACAGCGATCTGAACGACCAGCAGATTGGGATATTTATACAATGCGGCTCCCAATACAGGTAATTTCTAATTGGCCGCAAGAAATCGTCGAAATCGGCCATGCTATCACGCAGATCGTCAATGACATCCTTTATCTCATGCGTTTTCAGCGTCATTTGATGCGTCAGCTCATTCAACCGCAAAGTCAACGCATACTGCGCCTGCATCAGGGTAATCATTTTGGACATGTCGTCCGCCTGCACCAACATGTCCCCCATGCGATCGTTCTGATACTTCATCACGGTGCCCATATTGGCGTTCTGCAAACTGAGCATGAATGGTATCGACGTGTTACCGATCGGGGTCCCCTCTGGCCGGGTGATGCCCTGCACACGAGAGATACCGGGAACCCGGAAGACTGCCTTGGCGATCCT
It encodes the following:
- a CDS encoding glycosyltransferase → MKIVLACYGTRGDVEPSLVIARELQRRGHDVTMAVAPDLMDFTESAGLQTVAYGLDTRTWLEIYRKFWTSAFHNFWRVRELRALWRQMWDLSDESWAQMNTTLTSLARDADVVLAGQAYQETAVSVAEFFDLPLVTLHHIPMRPNSQLVTFLPMPFRRPAMTLFDWFTWRLNKKVENAQRRELGLPKATTPSPRRIAERGSLEIQAYDEACFPGLAEEWVKWDGLRPFVGALTLELGTEVDDDITSWIASGSPPICFGFGSMPVESPAETVEMISSACGELGERALVCAGWSDFSGVPNSDRVKVVGGVNYATVFPMCRAVVHHGGSGTTAASLRAGVPTLILSMDANQALWGTQVGRMKVGATRRFSRTTRDTLIADLRRILAPEYLIRARELGAQMTKPSDNVAVAADRVEKFAGSASG
- a CDS encoding class I SAM-dependent methyltransferase → MSKQWPVKFRLMWAALRTGYAIPRTFLPDVYSDDALICFNNDAFRDDPAFRRAYARGVQSIGGEDFYHWEWRFHIGLWAAISASKLDGDFVECGVSHGFLSSAIMQHLDWDRLGKCFYLLDTFGGMDPRFVTDAEEDEGALAKSQAALDFGIYANSVESVRKNFAEWKNVRIVAGTVPETLDQVESKSVAYLHIDMNCSPPEVAALRFFWPRLTPGAFVLLDDYGQRGRDQQRLGMDAVARELGVPICTLPTGQGLLMKPAV
- a CDS encoding glycosyltransferase, whose protein sequence is MIFALASYGTRGDIEPTIAAGRELLRRGHIVRVAVPPNLVGFVESAGLKAVAYGPDQQEGFWDVDFLSKFWKVRKTIDSWREAQRLLIEAWAKMSHTLLTIADGADLLFTGPGFPGVPANVAEYYNVPLAVMHYFPMLPNSQLAPKMPAPAVRSAMRMLDWPQHFVTKKAEEVQRHELGLPTATRPAPRRITARGSLEIQAYDKACFPELAIEWSEWGDQRPFVGTLTIETATDTDEEVASWIADGTPPIFFGFGSTTVKSPIETVEMIAAACTALGERALVGSGRSDFSDAPHFDHVKVVGLANYASVFPACRAVVHHSGAGTTAAGLRAGVPTLSLWSLGDQRIWANQIARLKVGTARPFSTTTRETLASDLRKILTPDYVARAREIATQMTAPAKSITRTADLLENFARSR
- a CDS encoding glycosyltransferase — its product is MKFVLAAYGTRGDIESLLATGRELQGRGHEVRMAVPPNLMDLAGKIGLTAVPYGPPPHDFWDDEILLKFSKLYRNFWTVREPIKLMREAWEPVLRHWADMSRTLTALAAGADLLFTGQLYQDLAVNVGEYYDIPLAVLHYFPMRPNGHLIPYVPAPLARTGFKAYDWMCWRMNKKAEDAQRRELGLPVATEASPGRIAERGSLEIQAYDEVVFPGLAKEWRKWNGRRPFVGALTMGLTTDRDDEISSWVASGSPPICFGFGSMPVESPADTVRMISNVCTQLGERALICSGWTDFTGVPDYDHVMVVGAANYERVFPACRAIVHHGGSGTTAASLRAGVPTLILWTAGDQPFFANQLKRLKVGGGRRFASTTANTLVADLRRILAPEYVANARDLAARMTKPSESVGRTADLLEKYARTRVCV
- a CDS encoding TylF/MycF/NovP-related O-methyltransferase; protein product: MAPGLSTKTRIWLQFVRFEYWLARTLLPRVYANDALICFNSYAFVDDPAFKRAYKRGARSLGNEDWYQWEWRVHVGLWAASSASKLEGDFVECGVSYGFLSSAIMEYLDWDRLGKTFYLLDTFSGLDPRFVTAAEREAGALEVSKHHVDTGMYVSSVDSVRANFAQWKNQRIIVGAVPETLDEVDSDAVAYLHIDMNCAPPEVAALHYFWPKLTPGAFVLLDDYANRGRDEQRLAIDTVASELGVSVCMLPTGQGLIIKPAG
- a CDS encoding TylF/MycF/NovP-related O-methyltransferase, translated to MTVTERDTRAAYLDLLRRDLTRYGADELVPVGWYTAGRALLRTRNLMLVRRVPFNAHARDLGLDWPADALTMIGMQRLTSLQHCVETVLEDNVPGDLVECGVWRGGASILMRAILAAYGDEKRTVWLADSFEGLPRPDAAKYKHDKGDKLYRYAALAVSEEEVRANFKRYDLLDDQVRFVKGWFKDTLHDAPIDQISVLRLDGDLYESTIQALDGLYSKLSSGGFCIIDDYHAIAACKKAVTDFRTTYGITEEIHEVDGTGVFWRKA
- a CDS encoding acyltransferase family protein; translated protein: MKLEQVFDPRNNALNALRLALAAEVMLFHSFPVTGRMPPAALVQFLFAVGVDGFFAVSGFLIARSWLTNPRLREYLAARALRILPGFYVCLIVTAFVIAPISVAIQGGSVTKLLMSTAPFEYVLKNLGVLNLQHDVGGTPLEVPFSGDWNASLWSLFWEVLCYLAVAVLGVVGLASRRWVSPVLFAVALVGALLLPPLTFPGVWTAPQLLARCALMFLAGAVMYHWRDVIPAKWSLVAASVVTVVAASILLPDYRLVAALPLAYAVIVTGALIRDKRLRLRTDLSYGLYIYAFPIQQLLAIVGLTFLNPVAFFVVSALATLPVAALSWFLVEKRAMQLKSRLRRETSIPVESVRSAESS
- a CDS encoding glycosyltransferase family 87 protein, which produces MAVNNYRSRVKRWDVAERSARYRAGLRLNDLGARRWRFSERWGLGAIRSAQGCRRLNFSCYRFREQGGFEMNQRHKLSKGGVRSAARARFARITDLPDRTVMLGAILLGAAVSAGLSYFLAQIFSIDVFSSLLAVPEDCWLDWDLNIGRHCFSDYAQIVPAGLQPNPWTYEFSLPWGDYEPFPLGGPAGEMVPHMLFGFPAHLVGSPRLGLIGYMFALVVAVLSPAVWAARGTHGVERVVVFVALGAAAIPAWAVIDRGNSAGFLVPIALLFLVALSRRQWRLAAIMVVLAALVKPWFVVLVVALFVARQWRWGGLALAGVLVSNVAAYLLWPQDFPKTIMQSINNVSAVASSPGALIDLRNVSFGRALLLLPDTLASLQGGKVPDGFLAGPRSIIGYAILALVVVALLILGRRIPPLMAGIVLLATAALSPPIAYYYYLIFVLPIAAIVVRSPDGSLGTGIFEHFAANRERRRLVAVSVSLATAFTIVQIALPTPPIPAPIFGQFGARGIIGTTPIVLTTSILAPLLWLIACVVVIISYARRPVHVRGLGDDDDPVALEDGSPSTSADRSEAISSHPPAED